Below is a genomic region from Sphingomonas phyllosphaerae.
CGGGCCGGATCGGCTTCACCGCCGAGCGCAGCCACCAGATCGTCGATCTTCACGAATGCCATGTGCTCGCGCCCGAGCTGTTCGCCTTGGTCCGCCCGCTCAAGCGCTTGCTCCCGACTTTCAAGGCGAAACGGCGGCTCGACGTCCATCTGACGCTCGCCGACCAGGGCGTCGACGTGCTGGTGAAGGGCGTCGCGCCGGAGGGGTTGGCGCATCACGATGCGCTCACCGCTTTCGCGCAGGCGCACGGCGTCGCCCGCATCGCCTTCGACGACGGCATGGGACCGGAGGTGCGTTGGGAGCCCGAGCCGGTGACGATCACGCTCGGCGGCGTCGCGGTGCCGCTACCGCCGGGCGCGTTCCTGCAAGCGACCGTCGAAGGCGAGGCGGCGCTGGTCGCGGCCGCGCGCGAAGCCGTGCAGGGCGCGCGGGTCGTCGCCGATCTGTTCGCCGGCCTCGGCACCTTCGCGCTATCGCTCGACGCGCGCGTTTATGCGGCAGAGGGCGCGCGCGACGCGATCATGGCGCTCAAGGCCGCGGCGGGGCGTGCGCAGCGGCCAGTGTTCACCGAGCACCGCGACCTGTTTCGCCGCCCGTTGACCACGGCCGAACTCGACCGTTTCGACGCGATCGTCCTCGACCCGCCGCGCGCCGGAGCACGCGAGCAGGTGCTGCAACTCGCCGCGTCAAAGGTCGCGAGGATTGGCTATATTTCCTGCAATCCCGGCAGCTTCGCGCGTGATGCGCAGGAGTTGTGTAAGGGCGGCTACACGCTCGACTGGGTGCAGCCGGTTGGTCAGTTCCGCTGGTCGACGCACGTCGAACTGGCGTCGCGCTTCAGCCGGTCGCCGGGGTAGAGCGCCTTCACGAAGAATAGCCCGTCGGGCGGCGCGTTCAGCCCCAGCCGCCCGCGATCTGCGGCGCGCAGCGCGTCGCCAAGATCGTCGACCGACCATCGGCCCATCCCGACCAGCGCGAGGCAGCCGACCATCGAGCGCACCTGATGGTGGAGGAACGACCGCGCCTCGACCCGGGCGATCACCCGGTCGCCGTCGCGCACCACCTCGAACCAGTCGATCGACTTGAGCGGGCTCGCCGCCTGACAATGCGCCGAACGGAAGGTAGTGAAGTCATGCGCGCCAACCAGCACCTGCGCGCCCGCGTGCATCGCGGTGGCGTCGAGCGGCTGAGGGATCTGCCACGCGAGCCCCTTCTGGAAGGTCAGCGGGGAGCGACGATTGACGATCCGATATTCATAAGCGCGCGCAAGGCACGAGAATCGCGCGTGAAATTCTTCGTCCACCTCGACGCAGTCGAGGATGGCGATCGGCGCCGGCCGCAGCCGCGCGTTGAGCGCCTCGCCCAGCCGGAACGCACCGATCGGCTTGGCGATGTCCAGATGCGCGCGCATCCCCAGCCCGTGGACGCCGGCATCGGTGCGCCCCGCGCAATGCACCACGACCTGCTCGCCGGTGACCGCGAGCGCCGCTTCCTCGATCGTCTGCTGAACGCTGGGCCCATGCGCCTGCCGCTGCCAGCCCATGAACGGCCGGCCGTCGAACTCGACGGTCAGCGCATAACGCGTCACAGCTGCGTACCGACCGGGATCGGAAAGCCGCGCAACAACTCCGCCACGCTCATCACCCCGCGTCCGGCGCGCTGCACCCGCGTGGGCCGGATCGCCCTATTGCCGCACGCGATCGTCAACATGTCGTCGAGCACCTCACCCGGCGGCCCGTCCCCCGCCGCCATTTCGGCTTCGAGCACCTTCATCCGTTCGCCCTGATGCTCGAAGAACGCGCCCGGCACCGGACAAAAGGCCGCAACCTGCCGCACCACCTGCGCGGCACCCGCTCCGAAATCGATCCGCGCCTCGTCCTTGCGGATCTTTTCGGCGTAGGTGATGCCGTCCTCCGGCTGCACAACGGGCGGGTAGGCATCGGGGTCGCGCAACACCTCCGCCATCAGATGCGCGCCCATTATTGCTAGTTCTTCCGTCAGTTGTCCGGCGTTCTTGCCATCGATCGACGTCCGCCCCTCCAGCCGCACCGGCCCGGTGTCCAGCCCGGCTTCCATCTGCATGATCCCGACTCCGGTCTCGGCATCGCCGGCGAGGATCGCGCGCTGTACCGGCGCCGCGCCCCGCCAGCGCGGCAGCAGCGAGCCATGAACGTTGAGGCATCCCAGCCGCGGTGCGTCCAGCACAGCCCGTGGCAGGATCAGCCCATACGCCGCGACGACCGCGACATCGGCGTCGTGCGCCGCGAACGCCGCCTGCGCCTCGGCGTCGCGCAACGTCACCGGCGTTCGCACCGGTACGCCCAGTTCCTCCGCCCGGGCATGCACCGGTGAGCGCACCAGCTCGCGGCCGCGCCGCCCGCCCGGCCGCGGTGGCTGGCTATACGCCGCCACGACGTCATGCCCGTCCGCCACCAGCGCCTCCAGCGTCGGCACCGCGAACGCCGGAGTTCCCATGAAGATGATCCGCATCGCTTCTCTCGACACGCTGGCGGCGCGCCGCGCAACCCCCTATCTGTTCCGCATGGCATCCCCCGAGATCGAGGCGCTGACGAGCGCGCTGGCGCGGCTCCCCGGTTTCGGCCCCCGCTCGGCGCGGCGCGCGGTGCTTCATCTGCTCAAGCGCCGCGAGGCATCACTGGTGCCGTTGCGCGCGGCGTTGACGGCGGTGGAGGAACGCCTTGCAACCTGCGGAATTTGCGGAAACGTCGACACTAGCGACCCGTGCCAGATCTGCGCCGATCCGCGCCGCGATCCGCGCAGCCTGTGCGTGGTCGAGGATGTCAGCGACCTGTGGGCGCTGGAGCGCGGGCGGCTGTTCCCCGGCCGTTTCCACGTGCTGGGCGGGCGGCTGTCGGCGCTGGAGGGCGTCCGGCCGGAGGATCTCGCAATTGAGGGTCTGATCACGCGGGTCGCCGATGGCGCGGTCGACGAGGTCGTGCTCGCGATGAACGCCACGCTCGAAGGCCAGACCACCGCGCATTATCTGGTTGAGCGGCTGGAGCGCTTTCCGGTTCGGCTCACGCAGCTTGCGCACGGGCTGCCGGTCGGTGGCGAGTTGGATTATCTCGACGAAGGTACGCTCGCGCAGGCGCTGCGCGCGCGCCGCCCGGTCGCTTGACGGGCGGGCGACGCGCTTCTAGCCCCGCGCCATGGCCATTCTCCCGATCGTAGAAGTCCCCGACGCGCGCCTGCGCGAAACCGCCGAGCCCGTCGCGGACGTGAACGATGCCGTGCGCGCGATCGTCGCCGATATGTTCGACACTATGTATGACGCGCATGGCATCGGGCTGGCGGCGGTGCAGGTCGGCATCATGCAGCGGATCGTCGTGATCGATCTGCAGGAACGAGAACTGGAAGAAGGCGAGCCGCGTGAGGCGGCGCGCGATCCACGCGCGTTCATCAACCCGGAACTCACGTGGCTTAGCGAGGAAACCTCGAGCTACAACGAAGGCTGTCTCTCGATCCCGGAGCAATATGCCGAGGTTACCCGGCCGACGCGCTGCCGGGTCAAGTGGCTCGACACCACCGGTGCAACGCAGGAGGCGGAGTTCGACGGGCTGCTGTCGACATGTATGCAGCACGAGATCGATCACCTGAACGGGGTGCTGTTCATCGATCACATCTCGCGGCTGAAGCGCGGGATGTTGCTCAAGAAGCTCGACAAGCTCCGCCGGGGCTGATCCTCTGGCCGCGCGTGGCGGCAATTAACGGTTGTCGCCGGCGCCTCGTTCGATCTATGTTCCGGCAATGCTTGAATATGTCCTCGTCGCTCTCTTGGCGCTCGCCCTTGGTGCTCTGCTCGGCTGGCTCGCGGGCAAGCGCGAGGCGGCCGGCTTCCGTCAGGAGCGCGACGCACAGGTCGAGCAGTTCAAGCGCGCGATCACCGACCTCGCCAGCGCGGAGGAACGCGCTCGCGCCGCCGAGACGCTCCGCACGGAACTGACCCAGGCGCGCGACGAGCGCGAGACCGCGCGCTTGCAGGTGTCGCGGCTGGAGGCGGAGGGCCGCGCCGCCGAGCAGCGCATCGCCGACCTGCGCGCCGCCGCCGACGAGATGAGCCTGCGCTTCCGCGAGGTCGCGCAAAACGCGCTCGGCGAGGCGCAGAAGCAGTTCCTCGAACGTGCCGAGGCGCGCTTTCGGCAGGCCGAGGAGCAATCGGGGCAGGGGCTGCGCGCGCTGCTTCAGCCGGTCAACGATCGACTGCTCCGCTACGAAGAGGGCGTCGCGAAGATCGAGGCCGAGCGCCGCGACGCGTTCGGCGAGCTGCGCGGCCAGATCGAGGCGATGCGCGTCGGGCAGGAGCGTGTCTCGGGCGAGGCCGCCAAGTTGGTCAATGTGCTCCGCAACGCCCCGAAGGCGCGCGGGCGCTGGGGTGAGCAGCAACTCCGCAACGTGCTCGAATCGTGCGGACTCGCCGAGCACACCGACTTCCGCATGGAGGTGAGCGTCACCGGCGAGGAAGGCGCGCGTCTCCGTCCCGACGCGATCGTCCGCGTGCCGGGCGGCAAGTCGCTGATCATCGACGCCAAGGTGTCGCTCAACGCCTATCAGGACGCGTTCGGCGCGGTGGACGAGGCGGAGCGGCAGCTGGGGCTCGCCGCGCATGCCGCATCGATGCGCACGCACGTCAACGCGCTGGGCGCCAAGGCTTATTGGACACAGTTCGACGACGCGCCCGAATATGTCGTGATGTTCGTCCCTGGCGAGCATTTCCTCTCCGCCGCGCTCGAACATGACGCCGGGCTGTGGGATTACGCGTTCGAGCGCCGCGTGCTGCTCGCCACCCCGACCAACCTGATCGCGATCGCCCGCACCGTTTCGGCGGTGTGGCGTCAGGAGAAACTGGCGCGCGAAGCGCAGGAGATCGGCGCGCTCGGCAAGGAACTGTACCAGCGGCTCGCGGTGATGGGCGGGCATGTCGCGCGGCTCGGCAAGAATCTCGACACCGCGATGGGCGCGTACAACAGCTTCGTCGGCAGTTTGGAGAGTCAGGTGCTGACCAGCGCGCGCCGCTTCGAATCGCTCAACATCGACACCGGCAACAAGACGATCGATACATTGCCGGTCGGCGAACAGGCCGCCCGCCCGCTGACCAAGCTGGTCGCGGTAGAGGATGCGGCGGAATAGCTATGCTCGTGGCGGCGGATCAAGGTCGTCGCGATCGACAGTGATGAGCGAACGACCGAGGCGCTCGCGCGGCTGACGGAAAGCGGGAAGGAGCGCCCTCGTCGCTGCTGGCTGCCGCAGATCGCCGAAGAGGGCATCGCTCCGCACGCGGTCGACAAGCGGCTGAAGATGGCGCGCGCCGGATGCGGCGTTGCGCGGGGTCATGAAGCCGGACGATTGGCCCCGCACTGAATCGTCAACAAGCCTGCCCCGATAGAGGCGGCAGTTAACCGGCGTGTGACGCCAAGCTACGCTGGCGCACGCCGTTGGTCCGGCCGCCGGCTCGGCGCGGGGGCAGATCGCGCGCCGCCTGCGCCCCGCACCGGGCGCAGGCTCATCAGCCACGAGGCAATCGACGGCTTCGTCCGAAGCCGCCGAAGGCATCGACGATCAAATCCCCATGCGGAACGTCACGCGCACGTCGCGACCGGCCAATGGCGCAAAGTCCTTGAGCACGCTCGCGGCGCGACGTGCCTCGACGTCGAAGATGTTGTTCGCCGCCAAGAGGATGCTGCGCCGGTCGCTTCCGCCCCAAGGATGGAAGGAGAGCGAGGCGTTGACCATCGTATAGCCATCGGTCCGCGTTTCGAACGGGGCGGTGCGGTTCTGCGAGAAGGCGCGCTCCACCTCGACACGCGCGCCGCTGGTGTCGTTGCGCGCTTCGATCCCGCCAAGCAGACGCAGCGGCGGAATCCGCGGCACCGGGCTGCGGTCCACGACCTCGGCATGGACGTAATCGCCGAGCAGATCGGCGGTGATGACATGCGTGCCGATCGTCGCCAGCCGTGCCGACGCATCCGCCTCGAAGCCGTAATAGCGTGCCTTCGCCTGATCGTAGCGGAAGCACGGCAGCTCGACCTCACCCTGCGCCGCCGTTACGCACGCTGCCTCGTCGACTTGCGACTCATAGATGTAGTTGTCGAACCAATTGTAATAGGCCGACGCATCGAGGCTAAAGATCTGGTTGTGCGCGTGGAGCGTCGCTTCCAGTCCCCACGAGGTTTCCGCGCGGAAGTTGGGGTTGCCCAGCTCATAGGCCTGCGTGCCGGCATGCGGTCCGTTGGCGAACAATTCCTCGGCGGAGGGCGCGCGCGCCGTGCGCGACCCGTTCAACCCGACGCGTACCCCGTCCGCGATCGTGTAGGCCGCACCCAGCGACCCCGACCACGTTTCGAAGCTACGATCTGCACCCGTGAACCGCTCGGTTCCTTCGCGAAAGCCGGGATCGGCCGTGAGCCGCGTCTGTTCATAGCGCAGCCCGCCCTCCGCCTTGAAGCGGCCGTCCTCGAATTGCTGGAGGGTGAAGAGCCCGGTCTGTTCGGTCTGGTTGCGCGGCAGGAACGCCTCGTCGCCGACCACGTCGAACGCACGGCTGAAATATTGCACGCCGCTGGCACCCTGCCACGCGCCGCGCTTCGCCTGCACGACTTCGAGCCGCGCCTCGAGCCCCTTGTTGTAGAAGGCGGTGCCGACCGAGCCGTCTTCCTCCAGCTCGAAATGCCGGTAATCGGCATGCGCGGCGCGGATGCGGATCGCGTCGATCAGCGAACCGTGCGGCGTCACCTCGGCGCGCAGGTCGTAGCGGTTCTGCACGACATCGAGCCGCGGCGCTTCCTGCTCCTGCCCGAGCGCGGTCGCATAGCGCACCGGCACGCCGTAGAGGCTGTCGTAATGGCCGTAGGAGACGCCAAGCATCCCGCCATCGGTAATGATCGACGCGCCGGCACCGGCGGTCCACGTCTCCGCTCCGCTGTTGGGCAGCTTGCCGCTCAGCGCGGCGTTGCCGGCGAAGTCGATCGGCTCGTCACCGTCCTGCGGTGCGCCCGCCAGCGCCAGCGAAGCGCGGCGCGCGGCGCGCGACAGGATGAACCCGCCAGTGCGCAGGTCGTCCGCCTTCAGATATGATCCGTCGACGTGCAACACGAGCGGACCGGCCGCGGTCACGTCCGCCGCGCCGCCGATCGAGCGCTCGTTCGCCGCGCTGCCATAGGTGCCGATCGCATCGACCCGATAGCCGTTCTCGGGCAGCGCACGGGGGATGCGCCGGTCGACGACGTTGACCACGCCGCCGACCGCCGACGAGCCGTACAGCAGCGCCGCCGGACCGCGCAGCACCTCGACGCGCTCGGCAAGCAGCGGGTCGATCACCACCGCATGGTCGACCGAGGTATTCGAGACGTCGATGGACCCGATGCCGTCGGTCAGGACGCGGATCCGATCACCCTGGAAACCGCGCAGGATCGGCCGCGACGCGTTCGGGCCGAAGGAGGTCGCCGACACGCCGGGCAATCGTGCAAGCGTCTCGCCGATCGTCGGGCGAAGTTCGCGGGTCAGATTCGCACCGGTCAGCACCGACGTGCCCTGCAGGACGTCGGCCTCGCTGGTCTGGATCGGCGCGGTGACGATCACCTCGTCGGAACGGTGCGGATCGGACTGCCGCGCGGAACCGGCCGTCTGGGCGGCAGCGGGCAGGGCAAGCGGTGCAAGCGCGACGGCGGCAAACAACATGGTCTTCATTGGCGACTCCATCATGAGTCCCCCATAGCGCCATGTTACAACATATCAATAGCCGATAGAATCAGCCGTTCGCGTCGCGTTCGACCCCGTCGATGATCTTGCCGCCCGCCATGAACACGACGATCGTGCATGCGACGAACATGATCCAGCCCGGCGTGCCGGGGAAGCGGTGGAGATAGGTCATTCCCCGCTCGACCGCGCCGGTGGCGATCGCGTAGATCAGCATGAACGCCTCGAATTTGGTCTTGACGACGAACAGCCGCGCGAACCCGCGCCACCAGCGTTGCACCCGCGCGGTCATGCGCGAAGCTCCATCAGGCCAAGTTCGTCGACCAGCGCAGTGCGGGCGGTCGCGATCTGTCCGAGCAACGCCTGGTTGCCGAGGTCGTCGGGCGCGATCGTCTCGGGCCAATGACGCTCGATCACCATCGCGATGCGATCGAGCCGACGGTCGTCGACGAGGAACCGCGGGTCGACGGTCGCCGGATCGCAGACGACGCGCAGCCGCAGGCACGCCGGGCCGCCACCGTTCGCCATCGACTCGCGGACATCGACCACCTCGACGCGGCGAATCGGCCCGTTGCCGGCGAGATGCGCCCCGATCCATTGCCATACGCGTGGGTTGGCGCGTGCTTCTTCGGGCACGATCAGCGTCGGCACGCCATCGGGCGGAGTCACG
It encodes:
- the recR gene encoding recombination mediator RecR — encoded protein: MASPEIEALTSALARLPGFGPRSARRAVLHLLKRREASLVPLRAALTAVEERLATCGICGNVDTSDPCQICADPRRDPRSLCVVEDVSDLWALERGRLFPGRFHVLGGRLSALEGVRPEDLAIEGLITRVADGAVDEVVLAMNATLEGQTTAHYLVERLERFPVRLTQLAHGLPVGGELDYLDEGTLAQALRARRPVA
- a CDS encoding class I SAM-dependent RNA methyltransferase, whose translation is MTTIVRVAARGEGIADDGRHVAFAAPGDSLAADGTVVRGPHHLDPPCRHYPECGGCQLQHLDDVAWSGFIVDRIASALEAQGVRAPIRAPALSPPRTRRRASLHVEPSGRIGFTAERSHQIVDLHECHVLAPELFALVRPLKRLLPTFKAKRRLDVHLTLADQGVDVLVKGVAPEGLAHHDALTAFAQAHGVARIAFDDGMGPEVRWEPEPVTITLGGVAVPLPPGAFLQATVEGEAALVAAAREAVQGARVVADLFAGLGTFALSLDARVYAAEGARDAIMALKAAAGRAQRPVFTEHRDLFRRPLTTAELDRFDAIVLDPPRAGAREQVLQLAASKVARIGYISCNPGSFARDAQELCKGGYTLDWVQPVGQFRWSTHVELASRFSRSPG
- a CDS encoding TonB-dependent receptor, translating into MKTMLFAAVALAPLALPAAAQTAGSARQSDPHRSDEVIVTAPIQTSEADVLQGTSVLTGANLTRELRPTIGETLARLPGVSATSFGPNASRPILRGFQGDRIRVLTDGIGSIDVSNTSVDHAVVIDPLLAERVEVLRGPAALLYGSSAVGGVVNVVDRRIPRALPENGYRVDAIGTYGSAANERSIGGAADVTAAGPLVLHVDGSYLKADDLRTGGFILSRAARRASLALAGAPQDGDEPIDFAGNAALSGKLPNSGAETWTAGAGASIITDGGMLGVSYGHYDSLYGVPVRYATALGQEQEAPRLDVVQNRYDLRAEVTPHGSLIDAIRIRAAHADYRHFELEEDGSVGTAFYNKGLEARLEVVQAKRGAWQGASGVQYFSRAFDVVGDEAFLPRNQTEQTGLFTLQQFEDGRFKAEGGLRYEQTRLTADPGFREGTERFTGADRSFETWSGSLGAAYTIADGVRVGLNGSRTARAPSAEELFANGPHAGTQAYELGNPNFRAETSWGLEATLHAHNQIFSLDASAYYNWFDNYIYESQVDEAACVTAAQGEVELPCFRYDQAKARYYGFEADASARLATIGTHVITADLLGDYVHAEVVDRSPVPRIPPLRLLGGIEARNDTSGARVEVERAFSQNRTAPFETRTDGYTMVNASLSFHPWGGSDRRSILLAANNIFDVEARRAASVLKDFAPLAGRDVRVTFRMGI
- the fmt gene encoding methionyl-tRNA formyltransferase codes for the protein MRIIFMGTPAFAVPTLEALVADGHDVVAAYSQPPRPGGRRGRELVRSPVHARAEELGVPVRTPVTLRDAEAQAAFAAHDADVAVVAAYGLILPRAVLDAPRLGCLNVHGSLLPRWRGAAPVQRAILAGDAETGVGIMQMEAGLDTGPVRLEGRTSIDGKNAGQLTEELAIMGAHLMAEVLRDPDAYPPVVQPEDGITYAEKIRKDEARIDFGAGAAQVVRQVAAFCPVPGAFFEHQGERMKVLEAEMAAGDGPPGEVLDDMLTIACGNRAIRPTRVQRAGRGVMSVAELLRGFPIPVGTQL
- the def gene encoding peptide deformylase, translated to MAILPIVEVPDARLRETAEPVADVNDAVRAIVADMFDTMYDAHGIGLAAVQVGIMQRIVVIDLQERELEEGEPREAARDPRAFINPELTWLSEETSSYNEGCLSIPEQYAEVTRPTRCRVKWLDTTGATQEAEFDGLLSTCMQHEIDHLNGVLFIDHISRLKRGMLLKKLDKLRRG
- the rmuC gene encoding DNA recombination protein RmuC: MLEYVLVALLALALGALLGWLAGKREAAGFRQERDAQVEQFKRAITDLASAEERARAAETLRTELTQARDERETARLQVSRLEAEGRAAEQRIADLRAAADEMSLRFREVAQNALGEAQKQFLERAEARFRQAEEQSGQGLRALLQPVNDRLLRYEEGVAKIEAERRDAFGELRGQIEAMRVGQERVSGEAAKLVNVLRNAPKARGRWGEQQLRNVLESCGLAEHTDFRMEVSVTGEEGARLRPDAIVRVPGGKSLIIDAKVSLNAYQDAFGAVDEAERQLGLAAHAASMRTHVNALGAKAYWTQFDDAPEYVVMFVPGEHFLSAALEHDAGLWDYAFERRVLLATPTNLIAIARTVSAVWRQEKLAREAQEIGALGKELYQRLAVMGGHVARLGKNLDTAMGAYNSFVGSLESQVLTSARRFESLNIDTGNKTIDTLPVGEQAARPLTKLVAVEDAAE
- the truA gene encoding tRNA pseudouridine(38-40) synthase TruA, which gives rise to MTRYALTVEFDGRPFMGWQRQAHGPSVQQTIEEAALAVTGEQVVVHCAGRTDAGVHGLGMRAHLDIAKPIGAFRLGEALNARLRPAPIAILDCVEVDEEFHARFSCLARAYEYRIVNRRSPLTFQKGLAWQIPQPLDATAMHAGAQVLVGAHDFTTFRSAHCQAASPLKSIDWFEVVRDGDRVIARVEARSFLHHQVRSMVGCLALVGMGRWSVDDLGDALRAADRGRLGLNAPPDGLFFVKALYPGDRLKRDASSTCVDQRN